The DNA window CACTAAATTTCCAAGCTCATATCTTCACGGTGAAATGAAACGCAGGGTGATGCAAAGCGGCTAGAAGAATGTGGAGACCTTGACCAAAAGGTGAGAGTGAAGAGTGAGACTGTGAATACAGCTAACAAAAATCTGTTTATTTTGTCTTTTGTTCCAAAAAGTTAAGTTGTGATAAATCTCTTGATTTTGAGTTATCTATTGTCTAATCCCTTTAGCCTACCATGTAGATATGTttcttttactccctccgtcccataataagagtcgcATTTTGCCATTGCGGCATGTATAGCCCCAGTCAAATTTTATATACCCCCTTTCGACCCTAATCTTTGCCGCCTCCCATAAATACATTGTTAGCTCATACCATCAATTTGAAGGAGCAGAATAGAGAGGGCCAATAGCTCCCTTTCCCTTCTGGAACCAGCGAGTGTCCGTACTGTCATTGTTGATCTCCTCACTTCCAGGATTGCCGCCGACAAACATGTATCGTATTTCTTATCCACAAGCGATACAATCTTCATTGATGAAAATATGGAATCCATGGTGATGCGTGGATTAAATACGATCGTTACTCAACTAACCAAACAAGCCCTTATTTTAGTGAAGCCCAtgaaaatcaaaccaaaaattATGCCGTGCATTTGtaaaaattctgaaaaaatcaatttttcaaatcaaaataaaaaaaatcttcacTCAGGACTCCTAAACATGACAGGATCCTGTTTTCAAAATTATTACGAATATAAgaaatactccataaaatagTATATACGACTTGGGCAAGCATGTTATTAAGTAGTAATAAATGTTACACTCTCATATCATACATGATTCATAAATCATCCTAAATTATCCCGACTGTTAATTAATAATTCATAGTATTAATACCCACACGGCATTACCTCTATAAATAATGGCTATATTTCAAACATTTCATATCACTCTTATAAACCGAATAAAGATGGCCAATTTTTGGAGAAGGAGTTCACTTGTGGAGGAGGCCCTCAGGCTGCCGGCCGGTTGGCGATTCGATCCAACCGAGGCAGAGCTGATCCAGTTCTATCTCTCAAAAATAGTGGTCCGCGAACCTCTCCCGATTAAGGTCATGGAAGAGATGGATGCACACCACTTCTACGAGAACCATCCCAGAAACCTTGGTATGGATTTCGATTCAATCATTCATTTATCATATTCAGAATCATATATACCTCTAATCATTTTAAATTCTTCGCAGTTCATGGCTCGGTGCCCCTATTTGGGGAATACTTTTTAATCCTTGGAGATGAATATTTCCATGGAAGAATCGACAACATGAAACTTGTCGGAGAAGGAAATATTGGATCGTGGAGAACTGTTGGAAGAGAAGAGGAAATCTTCGACGAGGATAGAAACGTTATCGCCTTCAAGATCCATTCTATCTTTTTCTCTCCCAGATCGGAAGTAACAAATTGGAGAATGGAGCTCTACCGTTTGCCTGTGTCCAACAATC is part of the Salvia splendens isolate huo1 chromosome 22, SspV2, whole genome shotgun sequence genome and encodes:
- the LOC121786907 gene encoding protein SOMBRERO-like: MANFWRRSSLVEEALRLPAGWRFDPTEAELIQFYLSKIVVREPLPIKVMEEMDAHHFYENHPRNLVHGSVPLFGEYFLILGDEYFHGRIDNMKLVGEGNIGSWRTVGREEEIFDEDRNVIAFKIHSIFFSPRSEVTNWRMELYRLPVSNNHEVEKSGWSQGSEEPNNFKA